Below is a genomic region from Phragmites australis chromosome 20, lpPhrAust1.1, whole genome shotgun sequence.
GTGTTTTACAATTGCAATTTGTGAAGGAAAGAATACCGGGGAAATGACTAACGATAATTAACAAAGTTGTAAATAGGTTAACATCCGGTCGTATTTTCATAAAGACGTGAACTTTTCATGGTACAgtacaaaataaaattattttgtttccAATTTTAGAataaaactgaaacaaacaggcttAAACCCCAGGAGGCAGAGTAAGAATGGCCTTGTGTGgcccatttcttttcttttttatctccATTGGAGCACGGCCCAATCGCCACCGGGAATGCAGAACCCCGTCCCCTGCCGTCCCGTCGCCCAACCTGACCGAAGCCGCCTCCGTTTGGGCGCCAAAAGGCATCGCCACCTCCGTCTCAgggccgcctcgccgccgccagaCCAGTCGGGATGGTAAGCCttccgccgccgctcctccgccCTCACGCTCCTCGCTGAGAGTGACCTCGCAGGCCGATCCGGTTGGGGCGATTCGTTCCATCCGCGGCCCCTGATTGGTTCCGCCTGCTGCGGGGTCGTTGTagggtttctttttttttttccctctcttctTGGGGCTGGAATGGATCATCTTGAGGGGACACGAGTAGGCCATATCCACCTGGTCGTTGCGCATTTGGATTCTTATCCACTGTTCTTTCACTTGGATTTCGGCTTCTTGGTACGGTATTGCACTGAATCACCTGTGTTAGTTTGGGTCGCTGTACCTTCCACTGAGAAGCTGGCAATATGTGAGTGATGGGATACAAAAATAGGTAGGATTTGTGGTGCCTGGTGTTACATCCTGATCAGCTTTGATTCATATAGGTTTGCAGAAATGTCGGTATTGGAGAAAATAATTAGGCAATTAGGGGAGCCCATATGGACAGGATAGATAAAATGATTCGTTTAGATGTTTGCAAGTACAAGTTAGGCCATCTATTTGGAGGGGGAGCGGGGGGTTGTCTCAATGATTTGTGTTGGTCTTTTTGTCCTGTACCCACTGGAAATGCCTGGTTGATGTAACGTGAAAGTTCCATACAAGTAGTTAGCTTTTCCATTAGTTTGTTACTTAGGTATGACATGAAGATGTGCAGCATCGTCATTTGCTGCACGTGTGTGAGAGATAGTTCTAGGAAGGTTTTTTTTCCCTAATCTACAGGATAGTGGACAATGCACCTTTGTATGGACAATGCGTGTGACATACTCTCGAGTTAATAATCACCTTTGTATGGAAGAAAAGGATAGTGGACAATGCATATCTGATCATTTTCCTTATGGTGCTCAGTCGAAGAAGAGGGGTCTTTCCCTGGAGGAGAAACGAGAGCAAATGCTTCAAATATTTTATGAGAGCCAAGACTTCTATCTGGTAAATCCTTTTATCGAGTATTTGTTATATTCACCTCAGCATTACCGGATTGAAATTGACTGTTTGCATGGAttaggcttttttttttgtttggttcagCTTCAATAAACTCATGGACTTTTTTTGGTGCTAATGTGGAAGTCTGTATGCGTATGCAGTTGCAAATGTGCCAATAGTTGCTTTTCTCCGTTTCTTCATTTTTGTTTGTTATACCATATAGTGTGCATGGTTAAAGAAAACCAATTAAcatgcaaatttttgatcaaattatgGCAGTGCACTACCAATTTATTACTCTGTTGTTAATTTGTTAAGTTGCTGTGACCATGCTTCCTTATGGATTTCCTGGAAAAAATCAGTATCTGTTCCACTTTGTAATAAAATATCTACTCTTTTGGACGCTACTATATATATTACTGTAATAATTTTTCAGTTGACTTACTATTTTGACGACGTTGAAAGTTGAAGTTGAAATGTTCATGTCCAATTTATTGCTTgaaaatgaatatatatatatatatatacttactGTAGTTTAAGTCTGCGCACACCtcataagttgtaactcacagtgtttcgggttgtaactcacagtgtttcgggttgtaattcacagtgtttcgggttgtaactgggggatgtgcgcagtgcgaataacaagttgtaactcacagtgttagctccccgtgttgcaattatgcatttatgggcgtgaagttgtaactgatctacctaacaagttgtaactcacagtgtttcgggttataactaggggatgtgcgcagtgcgaataacaagttgtaactcacagtgttagtttctcgtattgcaattatgcatttctggacgtgaagttgtaattgGTCTtactaacaagttgtaactcatagtgtttcgggttgtaactggagAATgtacgcagtgcgaataacaagttgtaactcacagtgttagcttctcgtattgcaattatgtatttctggacgtgaagttgtaactggtgtacttaacaagttgtaactcacagtgtttcgggttgtaactggagATGTACGCAGTGCGAATAGCAACTGTGCATAGGCGCAGAATAGCAACTGTACAGTGCGTATATACGGTGAGGCTATTCGGCGCCTATGCACAGTTGCTATTCGCACTACGCACGTCCctagttacaacccgaaacactgtaaattacaacttgttaggtagatcagttacaacttcacgtccagaaatacataattgcaacacgggtagctaacactgtgagttacaacttgttattcgcactgcgcacatcccccaattacaacccgaaacaccgtgagttacaacttgttaggtagatcagttacaacttcacgtccagaaatgcataattcaacacgagaagctaacactatgagttacaacttgttattcgctctgcgcacatcccccatttacaacccgaaacactgtgagttacaacttgtggggtgtATCCagacatgaactacagtgagcatacctacagaatatacatacagtatatatatatactgtatatatatatatactgtatataTACACGACGAGTCTATTCTGCGGCTAGAAACAACAGTGAACTACGTTGCGCCACCCTCAGTTGCTGCAGCTACCTTTGCACCACCCCAGTAACGATTAAAAAACTAGCCAGTTACGACGGCACATATaggtgagttacgatcacatgataagaaGTGTATAATTACGAGAAACATTGTAGTTTACTGCTGCGTCACCcctagttacgactaagaaaatagtcagttacgacagcacagatagttgagttacgatcacgtAACAAAAAAGTTAGTTACGATAGCAGCTATACTgctttttggatcgtaactgaGGTGTGCATAGAGGTGATCCAGTTGCGATCatagttacgactaagaaaatagttagctacgacagcacagatagttgagttacgatcacatgataaaaaagtcagttacaatagcaactatactgcgttttggatcgtaactgggGGTGTGCGTAGAGGTGACCCAGTTGCGATCATATGacaaaaaatgtataattacgactagataagATACCCAGTTATGACCATATATGTATGTAGTAACTGAACTATCTTATGAGtcgcaactatactgttttttgaATCGTAACTGCGAGGTGGCGCAACAGTGAATTACAGTGCGTCTAGgcacgtgtatatatatatatatatatatatatatatatacaggatTTTGATATTGTAACTTCTGTTACGCTAGGTTTCTTCACGTAGAATATGATTTTCTCTGCCGTAAATctattcctttttgttcatTTTCAGCTTAAAGAGCTTGAGAAGTTGGGTCCCAAGAAGGGAGTGATCAGTCAGTCCGTGAAGGATGTTGTGCAAAGTCTGGTGGATGATGATCTTGTCTTGAAAGACAAAATAGGGACTTCTGTAAGTTTATcagaaaaatcattttttttatagcaTGGATCAAGAATATCTCGACTGCCACCACATTTAAGTTACCATTTGCATATTGAGTTTTCCTTCATATTAATTTACCTGCGATTGAAGAAAGGGTTCCTGTATTGTTCAACAACTTGTGCACAAGTTGCATACAACCACACCTTTGCATCTGCATCGCAAATAAAGGGCTCATTTGTTTGTTTGATTGACATTCTCATCCACCTGCCTTTTGTACTCCCAGACTAAAATAGTGCCCTTGCAGGTTTACTTTTGGAGTCTTCCCAGCTGTGCTGGAAACCAGGTATTGTTGTTTCCCCTCAACTCTTCCTGCTATGGATACTCATGTGACTGAACCTTAACCTTGTATATGTGGTGCTATTTTGATAACAAGATGAGCAATAAATTTTGATACGAAGAACTAATACCGTTatcatatgattttttaagGACAATGGGTAACATGTGTGGAATGTAAGCAAGACCAGATGATTGATTCAGTTTTTTTAATCTGTCGTACAGTACTGTGAAACATCAATTACTTTGTATGATCACTAACTTGTATGCATGATTAAAATATCTGAAGTCTTCTAGCATATAGTATGATTCAGGTACTAATGTGTCATAAATTATACTTTCTGATAGCTAAGCAAGAAGAAAGCTACAATTGTCACTGCCTATCTGCTTTAATATGAACATATAACATTTTCTGTAGATGCAGGTAAAATGATTAAAGAATCAGGATAAGATGCATTTTATTTCTCAGTTCACCTTGTAATGCATTTTATTCAGTTCCTCTCTTTTATCCGTTAGATGTTCAAGGTCGAGCTAATCTTTTGATTTGTTTGCAGCTGAAGAATACTTACAACAAGCTGGAATCTGATCTTTCAAACTCTAAAAAGCGTTATGTGGAGCTTGTTGAACATAGAGACAACTTGAAAAGAGGCAGGGAGGACTCTGTAAGTTATTGTACTTACATTTAGGGTAGCTATACAACCAGCATGTTGACCCATCTCAGATGCATTGCTATaggaagagagagaagtggCATTGGGGGAGCTAAAGGCTGTAGAGCTGCACCACAAGAAGCTCAAGGTGCCATTACATTCGTTATTTTCCTCGTTGGTTTTCTTACTGCCATCTGCAGCTCAACAACATATACTAATTTCAGGAAGAATTGGCTGCTTATGCTGATAGTGATCCTGCTGCACTAGACGCAATGAGTATGGAATCTGACATCACTCTTTTGCATGCAAGCTTTTGGTAGATCTGTTACTAATATTTGACATATTAATCTGAATTATTTCTTTCACACAACATCTGTCGTGGTATGCAAATCTTCCCCATTTCAACTACTACTGTATGATAATACTTGCAGAGGATGCTATTGGTGTTGCTCATTCAGCAGCTAACAGATGGACAGGTACCTATTCCTCTGCTAGTGAATGTCCCTCAAAATTCTTATGCTTACTGTCATACTAGGGATAATGACATTTTGAGTGATACTTCAGACAATATCTTTACTTTGCAACAATGGTGTTCAACTACATTCCCACAAGCAAAAGAGCAACTTGAACACATGTACAAGGAGGTGCGTTCTGTCCTATTCTGTTGTTGCTTTTTATTTTGTGGTATCTTCCCTGACTTCCAAATCACAAAATTATTGTCATTGTGTGATGCAATTTACACATGAGTGTTGCTACAAACTGGTGCCTCTGCAATATCTGATTCACCATATGAGCTTAGTGTTGCAGATAGTTAGATGCTGATTGTAAATGAGGAGGGGTGGTCTCTGCCAATCCATCTTATTtgtaaaaggggggggggggggatacgGAAATAAGAGAGATCTCACTCTTTATGTTGACTTTTAGATGCACTGATGCTTAATGCATGTCTTTGAAGCTAATGGTTCATAAGCATCTTGAAGCTTGGAtgaatgagttttttttttttacattacaAGGTAGGCGTGCAAGCACACCCGCCACCATGCACGCACATGACACATGCCTAGAATTGTGGATGCTGAGAAAAAAATCTGTGACCTCATGCAGCATGGTCATGGTCTTTCTCACTGAGGCACACTTACGAATGCATAAAGCACGCACCCCCACCCAAAGAAggcatcttttcttttttctgaatgaATCTCATCTCTTCTTAACAGGCATATATATTGGTCGAAACTTGTTACATTAAT
It encodes:
- the LOC133902545 gene encoding meiotic nuclear division protein 1 homolog, which produces MSKKRGLSLEEKREQMLQIFYESQDFYLLKELEKLGPKKGVISQSVKDVVQSLVDDDLVLKDKIGTSVYFWSLPSCAGNQLKNTYNKLESDLSNSKKRYVELVEHRDNLKRGREDSEEREVALGELKAVELHHKKLKEELAAYADSDPAALDAMKDAIGVAHSAANRWTDNIFTLQQWCSTTFPQAKEQLEHMYKEVGITEDFEYLQ